CTGGTGTCGCGGCGCGGGCCTTCGTCGTGCTCGACCCCGGCGATCGGCGCCAGCTCCTCGGTGAAGCGCCCCTCGTCGATCGCCGTGATCGCGCGGCGGTGGCTGGCCAGCGCCCACTCCTCCATGTCGTCGCGGGAGATCTGCCACTTCTCGGCCATCAGCTCCGCGCCGCGGAACTGCGTGACCTCCTCGTCGCCGTAGCGCTCCTGCCACCCGGTCGAGCCGGAGCCCGGGCCGTAGGCCACGGGGAAACCGAGGTCCGCGGCGCCCCGCAACGCGCTGCCGATGGGGATGGCGCTCATGTTCTGCACCCCGCCGGCGATCACCAGGTCCGCGGTACCGCTGAGCACCGCCTGCGCCGCGAAGTGCACGGCCTGCTGCGACGAACCGCACTGCCGGTCCACGGTCACGCCGGGCACGTGCTCGGGGAACCCCGCCGCGAGCCACCCGGTCCGCCCGATGTTGCCGGCCTGCGCGCCGACCGCGTCCACGCACCCCCACACGACGTCGTCCACCGCGGCCGGGTCGATCCCGGTGCGCGCGACGAGGCTGCGCAGCACGTGCGCGGAGAGGTCCGCCGGGTGGATGCCGCTGAGCCCGCCCCCGCGCTTGCCGACCGGGGTCCGCACCGCGTCGATGATGTACGCCTCGGCCATGACCGTCCTCTCCGCCGCGCAGTCCAGCCCGGCAGCGCCTCGATCCGCCAACGCCCGCCCGCAGTCTAACGAAACAAGCAAGCGTTTGGTAGACATGTGGGTGCGCAGAACCGGGTGCCCCCTCCGGAGGCACGGTGCCGCAACGCCGGGGGAGATCAGACGGCTGATCTCCGCTGGGACCGCGTTGATCACGATCACGCGGGACAGGCACCCGGCGGCGAAGGCCGAGTGCGCCGCACGACGCAGGATCCGCCTGCACGACCGGCACCGACGGGCGGGGCGAGCCGGGAACACCGGCACCGGTCACGGTTTGCGGCCGACCGCTCCGGCGATGCAGTGCTGGACCGGGGAGAGCGGCGTGAGGCGCGGGCCGGTCGGCCACCAGTCCGCGCAGCGGACCAGGCCCGGCTCCACGAGCTCCAACCCGGGGAACATGCCCTCGATCTCAGCGCGGGTGCGGAACGACCCGGTGCCCATGGGGCTGTGCAGGAAGGTCTGCTCCATGCGCCGCGCCAGGTCGCTGTGCTCGTCGTCCTCGGGGTCCAGGAAGTGGCTGAGGGCGACGTAGGAGCCCGACGGCAGCGCGTCGACGTACTCGCGCATGATGTCCTGCGGCGGCCGCTCGCCGTCGTGGTGGTGCAGGGTCCCGATCTGGAACAGCGCGATCGGTTCGCTGAAGTCGAGGTGGGTGCGCACCACCTCGTCCTGCAGGACCTGCGCCGGCTCGAAGATGTCGGCCGCGCTGAAGGAGGTCTGGGGGTTCTCCTCCAGCAGGGCGCGCCCGTGCGCGAGCACCACCGGGTCGTTGTCGACGTACACCACCCGCGCCTCGGGCGCGAGCCGCTGCGCGACCTGGTGGGTGTTCTCCGCCGTCGGCAGCCCGGAACCGCAGTCCAGGAACTGGGTGATGCCGGTCTCGGCGGCGATGAACCGGGTGACCCGGATGAGGAACTGGCGGTTGTCCCAGGCGAGCTGGGCCGCCTCGGGGGCCACGTCGCGGACCCGGCGGAAGACCTCGCGGTCGACCTCGTAGTTGTCCTTGCCGCCGAGGAAGGCGTCGTAGACGCGGGCGATGCTGGCCTTGGTGGTGTCGATGTGGAGGGGGAGCTCGTCGCCGGAGGCGCTGAGGTCAGCGGTCATCGGTGTCCTCGCTGGGGCGTGCGTTCGTGGTGTGGGACTGGGAGTTGCACAGAGTACGAGCTTCGATGCGTTGAGTAAACGCCGGATGTGCTATGAACGGGGAGGGGCATCGGGGAGGTGCGGTGATGGCGCGGGACGACGCTGCCCTGGACAGCAGCCCGACAGCACGGCGCATCATCGTGGGGGCTCAGCTGCGCCGCCTGCGGGAGGCCGCGGAAGTGCCGCCCGCGGAAGCGGCCCGGGCGATCCGCGGTTCGGAATCCAAGATCAGCCGCATGGAACTGGGCCGGGTCGCGTTGAAGGAGCGCGACATCGAGGACCTGCTCACCCTCTACGGCGTGCACGACGAAGCCGAGCGCGCGCACTTCCTCCAGCTGGTCGCCGAATCCCGCCAGCCGGGCTGGTGGAACCGGTACGCGGACTCGATGCCGCAGTGGTTCCAGGACTACGTGGGCCTGGAGGGAGTCGCGTCCCGGATCCAGACCTACGAGCTGCAGTTCGTCCCGGGACTGCTGCAGATCGAGGACTACGCGCTCGCGCTGGCCAGCTCGGGACATCCCGCCCTGGCCGACGAGGACGCCCGCCGGCGGGTGGCGCTGCGGATGAAGCGGCAGAGCGTGCTGGCCCGCCCGGGCGCCCCGCGGCTGTGGGCGGTCATCGACGAGTCCGTGCTGCACCGCCCGATCGGCGGTGTCGCGGTGATGCGCGCGCAGATCGACCACCTGCTGGAGATGACCAGGCACCCCAACATCGCGCTGCAGGTGGTGCCGTTCGCGCTGAGCGGGTACGCGGCCGAGGGGTCGTTCACCGTGCTGCGCTTCGCCGAACCGGAACTGCCGGACATCGTCTACCTGGAGCACCTCAGCGGCGCGCTGTACCTGGACAAGCGGGAGGAGATCGAGCGCTACAGCCGTACACTCGATCGGCTGATGGTGGACGCGCGCACTCCGGAGCAGACCCGGCAGATGCTGCGAAAAGTCCGTGCCTCGCTGTGATTCACCGGTTCGTCTGACACGCTGAGTGATCGTCTCGTCGCGCAGCGCTGTGCTACCGTCTCGCGCAATGGCGTGTGCAATTGCATGTGCGGTCGGCCCGGGGAGGCCCGATGAACGGTAGGTTCGAAGTTCCCGTCACCGCCCTGGAAGGCGTGACCTGGCGGAAGTCCCGGCACAGCGGCAAGTGGGGCAACTGCGTCGAACTGGCGGCCCTGGACGACGGCACCATCGCGCTGCGCCAATCGCGCGAGCCGCAGGGCACCGCGCTGATCTGCACCAGAGACGAACTGGCCGCGTTCCTGCGCGGCGCCAAGGATGGTGAGTTCGATGACCTCGTCCGTTGAGGAAGACCCGTCAAGAACCGAGGAAGACCCGTCGAGCGCCCGGCTGCGCCAGCTCGTGGCCCGCGGTTTCCGCCTGATGCCCCCGGTCCGCGACGCCGACGGCGAGCTGCTGGCGCTGATCTACGTGCGTCCCCACGGCGACATCGTCGACGTCGTCGAACTGCGCGGCGAAGACGACGTCCGCGCCGCGCGCGTGCTGCAGGAGCAGAGCCCGACCACCGCGGAGGCGAAGACCGAGTGGCACGCGGTCGGGCGCGCCTGCGAGGTCCTGGACCAGGTGCTGGCGCTGCCCGACCGCCTCGTCGTCGCGCGCGCCTGACCCCGGCGGCACTCACCCGAGCCGCCGCAGCAGCTCTTCCGCCTGCTCCGCGAAGGTCTCGTCCCCGGTGCGCCGCGCCCGGTCGAGGTGTTCCCGCGCAGCGTCGAGGTCCCCGCGCTGGTAGTGGAACTCACCGACGCGGTAGGCGGCTTCGGCGATGAGCTCCGGGTCGTCGGTGTGCGCGAGGGTGTAGCCGTAGTGCTGGGCGGCTTCGGCGAGTTCCCCGCGCCAGTGGTGGAGTTCCGCCAGGTGCGCGGCGGCCAGCGCCGCCGACGGGTGCCCGAGGTCGACCAGCACCTGGAACCACGGGGCGGCCTCCTCGACGTCCCGCCGCCGCTTGGCGATCACGCCGAGGTTCATCGCCGCCTTCGCCGACAGCTCCGGGTCGTCGGACTCCCACGCGCGCAGGTTCCACGCGCGGGCTTCCTCGTCGTCGCCCTCGTGGAAGGCGATGGCCGCCAGTTCCAGCATGGCCTCGCCCGCGTAGCGGTCGTACGGGGCGGCTTCGACCAGCTGCTGGAAGGTCCGCCGCGCCTGCTCCACCTCGCCGTCCTGGTACAGCGACTGGGCCAGTGCGTAGATCGCCACCGGGGAGAACTCCTCACCGGCGCCGTCGGCCGCGTCGCGCAGCATCTCGATCGCCCCGGCCGTGTCGCCCGCGTCGCGGCGCTGGAGCCCCAGCACCGCCTTCAGCTCCGGCCCCAGCGGCTCGTCCGTGCGCTGCACGAGATCGGCGACTTCCGGGGCGTCCCAGCCGAGCAGCTCCACCAGCCGGTACTTCGCCACCGCGGCCGTGCGCTCGTCGCCGGTGGCGAGCACCCGCTCGTAGGCCTGTCGCGCGCCCGCGTCGTCGCCGCGGCGGTGCAGGGCGTCGCCCAGCGCCAGGACCGCCGCCGGTTCCGGGTCCGGCGCTCCGATCTCGACCGCGCAGCGCAGGTAGACCAGCGCCGAGTCGGTGTCCTCGGCGTCGAGGAACTCCGTGCCCGCGTCGTGGGCCCACTCGGCCACGTCGCTCTCCGGCACGACTTCGGCCAGCCGGCGCAGCGTGTCCGTCGCGGCGTGGTGGTCGCCGTTGGCGTGCTGCTGCTCCAGCACCACCCGGGCACCCTGGACCGCGTCCTCGGCCAGGCCCTCGTGCACCGCGTGGACGGCGGCGTCGACGTAGGCCGCGACCGCACCGGGCAGGTCGCCCTCCTCGTGGCGGACCATGCCGATGCCCAGCTCGCCGCGCGCCGCGATGTCCGGGTTGGCGGACCGCGCGACCCGCTCGTACTCGATCCTCGCCGCGTCGCGATCCCCCTGCGCCAGCAGCATGTTCGCCAGCCTGCTGCGCGCCGCCTCGGACTGCTCCGGCACGCCGAGCTCCGCGGCCTGGCCGAACCAGTGGACCGCGGCGTCGAGGTCCTCGGCCTGCACCGCGCGTTCGCCGAGCCAGAGCATCGCGTTGATCGCCGTTCCCGGGTCCTCCGAGGCGGAGGCACGGTGCAGCAGTTCGCCGGCTTCGGCCGCGGTCTCCCCGATCTGCGCGATGCGGCGGTGCACCACCTCGCCGAACTGCGCGGCGCTCTCGGCGGACGCCTCCGCCTGGTCCCAGACCCGGCGCGCCTCGACGGGGTCACCGGACTCGTGGTGCAGCTGCCCGAGCAGGACGCCGGCGTCCAGCGCGGGGACACCCGCCCCGGAGGTGAAGGCGTTGCGGCACGCGGACACCGCGCCTTCGACGTCGTCGAGCCGGGAGAGCAGCTGCGCGAGCAGCACCCCGGCCCGCGCGGCGTGCTCCGGGTCCGCGGCTCCGGTCGCGCGGCGGTACCAGCCCAGCGCGATCGCGTGCTCGCCCTGCTGCTCGGCGAGCTGCCCGAGCAGCAGCCGGGCCTGCGGCGCCAGGTCGGGGTGCCCGCGGTCGGCGACCACGCGGAACCACGTCCGCGCTTCGGCCGGGTCCTTCGCCGCGGCACCGAAGTCCAGCGCCAGCTGTGAGCAGGTGCGCAGGTCCTCGCCGCGGAACCCGGCCAGCAGCGCCGCCGCGCCGGGCAGGTCGGTCCACGCCGCGCACCAGAAGTCGGCCACCCGCGCCGAGCCGAACTCCTCGACCACCGCCGCGCGGGCGCCGTCGACGTCGCCCTCCGACATCAGCCGGTACGCGCGCAGTTCCGCGGTCTCGCCGCCCCGCTCCTGGTGGACGCGGAGGCTGACCTCCGGGTCGCCGAACTCCAGCGCCCGCTCGAAGGCGGCCTCGGCCCCGGCCTCGTCACCGAGGTCCCGCAGCAGGGTGCGGAGCCCCAGCGCGGCGCGGGCCTGCACCTGCGGCACCCCGGAGGCGATCGCGCGCTCGTAGGCGTCCTCGGCGAGCTCGGTCTCCCCGCGCTCGGCGAGCAGGGGAGCGCTGTGCGCGAGCGCCCAGGCGACCTCCTCCCGGTCCCCCACCGACGCAGCGCGGTCGAAGGCCTCCAGCGCGCCCTCGACGTCCGCCCGGTCCCGGCGCAGCACGCCCAGGCGCAACGCGGCCTCGCCAGCGCTGTCGGTGTCGCCCGCGGCGACCTCGGCCAGTTGCGCGTCCGCGCCGTCCAGGTCGCCTTCGTCCTGCAGCAGCCCGGCGAGGCTGCACCGGGCGACGGCTGCTTCGTGCGGTCTGTCCCCCAGCGCCGCCTGTTCCCACGCCGTGCGCGCCCGCGCTCGGTCGCCGGACTCGTGGTGCAGGGCGCCGAGGAACAGCAACGCCTCCTGCCGCCGGTCGGGGTCACCGGACCCGACGGCCAGCGTCAACGCCGCCTCGGTGAACGCGACGTCCCCCGTCGCCTGGTGCTGGTGCGCCAGGTTCAGGCAGAACTCGGTGGCGCTGCCCCGCAGTTCGGGTCGGTCGGCCAGCTCCACGAGGACGGCCCGGGCGCTGTCGAGGTCACCCCGGACCGCGTGCGCGCCGAAGGCCGCCAGCGCGGCGACCTCCGACTCCGCGCCGGCGGCCCGCTCGAAGTGCTCCAGCGCCGCGCCGGGCTGGTCGGCGAGCGCCAGCTTCTCGCCCAGCAGGTAGGACGCGCGGGGCACGAGCTCGGGGTGGCCGCTGTCGATCGCCGTCCGGTAGAGCGCCTCCAGCTCCTCGTCGTGACCGGCGATGCGGTAGAGCACCTCCAGCTTGCCGAACACCTCCGCCAGCAGCGACGGGTACCCGGCTCCCGCCGCGGTGGCGAACGCGGCGATGACGTCCTCCGGTTCGCCGTGCTCCACCAGCAGGTCGCCGAGCTGCGCCGCCGACCACGGCACCAGCAGCGGGTGCCCGCCGTCGACGACCCGCTCCAGCAGCTGCACCGCCTCGTCGGTCCGCTGCTGCCGGACCAGCCAGGTCGCCAGCCGCTGGGCGGCCTTGGTCCACACCAGCTGGTTCGGCGAGTCGACCAGCAGGTCCAGCTGTTCCACGGCGGCGGTGACGTCGGAGACCAGCAGTGCCTCCGCCCGGACCAGCTGGGCCAGGTCACGCACCTGCGGGTCGTCGCTGGCGGCGAGCTCCTCCAGCCCGGCGTCCTGGCCCTGCTCGAGGTGGAACAGCGCCTCCAGCACGGGCCGGGCGCCCGGTTCGTCGACGAGCGCGCAGCGGAAGGCGGCGTCCTGCACGAGCGCCGCCTCGTCGGAGGTCGCCGCGCGCTGGAAGGTCCGGCGGGCCTGGTCGAGGTCGCCCGCGAGGGCTTCCACCAGGCCGAGCGAGTTGGCCGCCATCGCCGACCACGTCCGCACGTCCATGTCGATGACCTGCTGGTACACCCGGCGTGCGCTGTCCAGGTCGCCCTCACCGGCCGCCTGGTGGGCGCGCAGCGCGAGCTGCCGGGCGTCGTCGGCGGCCGGGTCCGCGTCCATGACGTCCACCATGGACAGTGCGAGCTCGGCCTGGTGCGCCAGCTGCGGGTCGCCGGCCTGCGCTGCGCGGCGGAACGCCGCCACGGCCGCCTCCGCGTCGCCGCGCTCGTACTCCAGCACCCCGAGGTTGTAGGCGGCCAGCGGGGCCTTCTCCGGGTGCCCGGAGGCCACGACCCGGTGGAAGGTCTCGACCGCGCCCGCGACGTCACCGGTGTCGCGCTGCAGCTCGGCCAGCACGCCCAGCGCCTCGACGGAGAAGTGCGGGTGGCGCGTCCTGATCACCCGCTGGTAGGTCTCCCGGGCCTGGTCCACCTGCCCCAGCCGGCGCTGCTGCATGCCCAGGTGGATGAGGGCGTGCAGCCGGACGTTGGGGCGCGGGTCCTCGGCCGCCGCCCGGAACTGCTCGGCCGCTGCCGCCGCGTCGCCCAGGTCCTCCAGCACCCCGCCCAGCAGCACGTGGCCCCAGCCGAGGTGCTCGGGGTGCCGGAAGGCGATGATCCGCTCGGCCATCTGCCGCGCGATCGCCGGGTCGTCGGCGTGCAGCGCGTAGAGCTTCGCGGCGCTCAGCGACCCGTGGTGCGGGTGCCCGCTGTCCAGCAGCCGCTGCAGGATCGGTTCGGCGTCCTGGTCGCGCCCCTGCTCCAGCAGTGAGCAGGCCTGCTCGTAGGCGACCTGGAGGTACTGCTCGGTGGTGCGCTCGCCGGGCGCGGGCAGCTCCAGCTCCGAGGCGATCTCGAGCACGCCGGGGTCGTTGCTGGTCAGCGCCCGGTCCCGGGCTTCGCGGGCACCGTCGAGGTCGCCGAGCATGTGCAGCACCTGGGCCAGCAGCGCGTCGGCGCGACCGGCGGCGTCCGGGTCGGCGCCGTCGGCCGCGAAGCGCAGGACGGCTTGGGCTGCGGTCAGGTCGTCGGCGTCGAACAGCAGCAGGCCGAGGGAGATCGCGGCGAGCTGCGCGTAGATCGGGTGCCCGGAGTCGATGGCCCGCTGGTGCATCGCGCGGGCCTGCGCGCGGTCGCCGCGCTGCTCGAGCAGCCCGCCCAGCAGGTAGGCGGCGTGCGCGGCGGTGTCGAAGTCCCCGTCGTCCAGCACGGGGCGCAGCTCCCGCTCCGCGGCGGCGAGGTCACCGTTGCTCCACAGCTGCCGAGCCATGGTGACCCGCTGTTCCCACAGTGACACGCCCGCGCCTCCGATCAGGTGATCATCGTCGGCGCGAGGATATCGGTCGGCGGCTTCCCGGGTCCGGACCTTCCCCCGCTTCGCCAGGACCGGGTGACCTGCGGGTCCCGCCGCCCGCCCGGCGGGCGGGACACCCGTGTCCACACAGGACGGACGACGCGCCTGCGCACGGAGGAGCGGGCCGCCCGCTCTCGCGGACGGCCCGCTCTCGTCCAGACGGCGCGGAGGCCGTGGTCAGCGCGCCAGCTTCTCCAGCCGGGCCATGCCTTCCTGGAACTGGTTCAGGTCGGTGTAGCCGCTGATGCCGTCAACGCTGCCCTTGTCGGTGTACTGCCAGAAGTGCCAGTTGCTGAAGCCGCTGGGCACGGTCGGGCTGTCCACGCCGTAGGAGGCCAGCCACAGCGGGTGCCCGTCGAAGCTGTCGGTGCTCCCCATGCACTGCCGCCAGAACGACGGGTTGGCGTAGATGATCGGTTCCTTGCCGGTGCGCTCCTTGACCTTGTCGTTGAAGGTCTGGGTCCACTGGCGCATCTCGTCGACCGACATCCCGTAGCAGCCGCCCGAGTTCGGGTCGACCTCCAGGTCCAGCACCGGCGGCAGGGTCTTGCCGTCGGACTGGTAGTCGGCGACGTCGAGGAACCGGTCGGCCTGCGCCTCCGCGGACGACTCGTCCGGCCGCGCGAAGTGGTAGGCACCGGCGATCAGCCCGGCGTCCTTGGCACCGTGGTACTGCTCGCTGTACCGGGGGTTGCTGAAGTCGGTCCCGTCGGTGGCCAGCACGAAGGTGAACTTCTTGCCGTCCGCGGCGACCTCGTTCCAGTCGATGGACCCGTTGTGGTTGGACACGTCGATGCCCTCGACCGGCGGGCCGAGCGGGGCCTCCGGCTCGGGTGCCGGCTCAGCCGCCTTGGCCTCCGCCTGCTGCGGGGTCGGCTGCTGCTGCAGGGTGGCGTGCTGCTGCAGCACCTCCTGCTGCTGGGGGGCCTGCTGCATCGGGGCGGCCACCGCAGCCTTGTCGACCTCGGGGGTGGACGGGCCGCCGGCGGCGGTGCCGACCACCAAGCCCACCACGCCGACGGCGGCGACGGCGGCACCGGCCTGCACCGACCGGTTCCGGGACGCCCGTGCGAGGGGTTCGGGGAGCTTGTCCTGTACCGCGGTCACGTGCGGCGCGACCCTCTCCCGGAAGCGCCGCAGCAGTCGCTGCGCGGTACCAGCCTTGTCGTTGGTTTCGGGGGACATCTGTTGGTCGGGCTTCTCGGGGTTCACGTGTCCCCACACTCCAGCACGGAGCGTGTACCTGCATCGCGGTTTGTACGTGCCCAGATACCTAGATTACCCCTTCTGGGGTACAGCGGGCCGCCCAATCCGTCACGGTTCGTGACGAAGACGGGTTCACCTTCCGCGTTCGTCGTGGTCCAGGTCACAGCACCTGCGGCGCGAGCACTGGGCCGGTGGGGCCGGCTCGCGCGCGCGGGGCCGGCGTCCGGACGGGCATCGTAGTGACCACCAACGACACGCCCGCGCCCACCTCTCCGGGTGTCGCGCCCCGGCCGGTCAGACGACCGCAGCGTCCGCGCGCGAGCACGCGCCGTGGGCGGGGTGGGGCGCCCGGTGCTTCGCGACCGCAGACGGTCCCGGACCGGGCACGCAGCGCACCGCGCGGACCGGCCTCCCTCCTCCCCCAGCCGCACCGCGGCGGGCGGACCTGGGGCGATGCCGGGGGCGCGGACGTGACGTGCGGCATCCCGACACGCCGACGTGAGCGGCGACGTAGCCTGCGGTCGCCGTCCGGCAGAATGTCCGGTCGGATCTGGCGAAGATCGCAGAGAAGGCGGAATCAGCATCGTGACGACTGTTCATCAGAAGATCGCCGAGGAGCTCGGCGTCCGCGAGCGCCAGGTGCAGTCCGCCGTCGAGCTGCTCGACGGTGGGGCGACCGTGCCGTTCATCGCCCGCTACCGGAAGGAAGCGACCGGCGCCCTCGACGACGCCCAGCTGCGCACGCTCGAGGAGCGCCTGCGCTACCTGCGCGAACTCGAGGAGCGGCGCGCCACGGTGCTGGAGTCCATCCGCTCCCAGGGCAAGCTGACCGACGAGCTGGAAGCGCAGATCAACGCGGCCGACTCCAAGGCCCGCCTGGAGGACATCTACCTCCCCTACAAGCCCAAGCGCCGCACCAAGGCGCAGATCGCCATCGAGGCCGGCCTGGAACCGCTGGCCGACAAGCTGCTCGGCGACCCCAGCCTCGACCCGCACGAGACGGCGGCCGGGTTCGTCGACGCCGACAAGGGCGTGCCTGACGCGCAGGCCGCGCTGGACGGCGCGCGGTCGATCCTGGTGGAGCGGTTCTCCGAGGACGCCGACCTGATCGGCGAGCTGCGCGAGAAGGTCTGGACGCGCGGTCGGCTGGTCTCCAAGGTCCGCGAGGGCAAGGAGGACGAGGGCGCGAAGTTCGCCGACTACTTCGACTTCTCCGAGGCGTTCACCGACCTGCCCTCGCACCGCGTGCTGGCACTGTTCCGCGGCGAGAACGAGGAGGTGCTGGAGCTGGCCCTGGAGCCCGACGACGGCTCCGAGCAGGTCGGCCCCACCGACTACGAGCTGCGCATCGCCCAGCGGTTCGGCATCGCCGACCAGGGCCGCCCGGCGGACACCTGGCTGTCGAACGTGGTGCGCTGGGCGTGGCGGACCCGCATCCTGACCCGGCTGAGCGTGGACCTGCGCCTGCGGCTGCGGCAGAACGCCGAGGACGAGGCGGTCCGGGTGTTCGCGGCCAACCTGCGCGACCTGCTGCTGGCCGCGCCGGCGGGGTCGCGCGCCACGATGGGCCTGGACCCGGGCTACCGGACCGGTGTCAAGGTCGCGGTGGTGGACGGCACCGGCAAGGTGGTGGCCACCGACACCATCTACCCGCACCAGCCGCAGCGCCAGTGGGACCAGGCACTGGCCAAGCTCGCGACGCTGGCCGAGCAGCACGGCGTCGAGCTGATCGCGATCGGCAACGGCACGGCCTCCCGCGAGACCGACAAGCTGGCCGGTGAGCTGATCAGCAAGCACCCCGAGCTCAAGCTCACCAAGATCTCGGTGTCCGAGGCGGGCGCGTCGGTGTACTCGGCCTCCAGCTACGCCTCCCGTGAGCTGCCGGACCTGGACGTCTCGCTGCGCGGTGCGGTGTCGATCGCCCGCCGCCTGCAGGACCCGCTGGCGGAGCTGGTCAAGATCGACCCGAAGTCGATCGGTGTCGGCCAGTACCAGCACGACGTGTCCGAGACGAAGCTGTCGCGCTCGCTGGACGCGGTGGTCGAGGACTGCGTGAACGCGGTCGGCGTGGACGTCAACACGGCGTCGGCCCCGCTGCTGACCCGCGTGTCCGGCATCAGCGAGACGCTGGCGGCCAACATCGTCCAGCACCGCGACACCCACGGCCCGTTCCGCACCCGGCAAGCCCTCAAGGACGTGGCGCGGCTGGGTCCGAAGGCGTTCGAGCAGTGCGCGGGCTTCCTGCGCATCCAGGACGGCGACGACCCGCTGGACGCCTCGGCGGTGCACCCGGAGGCCTACCCGGTGGTGCACCGGATCCTGGACCGCACCGGCACCGGGATCCGCGAGCTGATCGGCAACACGCGGGTGCTGAGGTCGCTGAAGCCCCAGGACTTCGTGGACGACACGTTCGGCCTGCCGACGGTCACCGACATCCTCGCCGAGCTCGACAAGCCGGGCCGCGACCCCCGCCCGGAGTTCAAGACGGCGTCCTTCGCCGAGGGCGTGGAGACCCTCGCGGACCTCAAGCCCGGCATGACCCTGGAGGGCGTGGTCACCAACGTCGCCGCCTTCGGCGCCTTCGTCGACGTGGGCGTTCACCAGGACGGCCTGGTCCACGTCTCGGCGATGTCGAAGAACTTCGTCAACGACCCCCGCGACGTGGTCAAGTCCGGCGACATCGTCCGCGTCAAGGTCCTCGACGTCGACATCCCCCGCAAGCGCATCTCCCTGACGCTCCGCCTCGACGACGAACCCGGTGCCGGCGGCAAGCCCGACCGCGAAGCGGGCCGAGGCGGCGGCCGGGGCCAGGGCGGCCGCGGTGGCGGCGGCCGGAACGGCGGCCGCGGCGGCAAGGGCCGCGGCGGCCAGCGCGGCGGCGCCCCCACCGGCGCCATGGCCGAAGCCCTCCGCAGGGCCGGCTTCGGGAACTGACAACCGCGAAGGGCGCCTTGACGGCAGCACCGTCAAGGCGCCCTTCGCTCGCACCTCGATCTGGTCAGCCCTTCTCGTGGCTTCATGCGGCTCCA
This region of Saccharopolyspora hordei genomic DNA includes:
- a CDS encoding Tex-like N-terminal domain-containing protein; the encoded protein is MVTTVHQKIAEELGVRERQVQSAVELLDGGATVPFIARYRKEATGALDDAQLRTLEERLRYLRELEERRATVLESIRSQGKLTDELEAQINAADSKARLEDIYLPYKPKRRTKAQIAIEAGLEPLADKLLGDPSLDPHETAAGFVDADKGVPDAQAALDGARSILVERFSEDADLIGELREKVWTRGRLVSKVREGKEDEGAKFADYFDFSEAFTDLPSHRVLALFRGENEEVLELALEPDDGSEQVGPTDYELRIAQRFGIADQGRPADTWLSNVVRWAWRTRILTRLSVDLRLRLRQNAEDEAVRVFAANLRDLLLAAPAGSRATMGLDPGYRTGVKVAVVDGTGKVVATDTIYPHQPQRQWDQALAKLATLAEQHGVELIAIGNGTASRETDKLAGELISKHPELKLTKISVSEAGASVYSASSYASRELPDLDVSLRGAVSIARRLQDPLAELVKIDPKSIGVGQYQHDVSETKLSRSLDAVVEDCVNAVGVDVNTASAPLLTRVSGISETLAANIVQHRDTHGPFRTRQALKDVARLGPKAFEQCAGFLRIQDGDDPLDASAVHPEAYPVVHRILDRTGTGIRELIGNTRVLRSLKPQDFVDDTFGLPTVTDILAELDKPGRDPRPEFKTASFAEGVETLADLKPGMTLEGVVTNVAAFGAFVDVGVHQDGLVHVSAMSKNFVNDPRDVVKSGDIVRVKVLDVDIPRKRISLTLRLDDEPGAGGKPDREAGRGGGRGQGGRGGGGRNGGRGGKGRGGQRGGAPTGAMAEALRRAGFGN